From Planifilum fimeticola, the proteins below share one genomic window:
- a CDS encoding alkaline phosphatase: MKRKLWLGVLIFALVLTAWNAGLLADSAGAQSDGHGKVQNVIFMIGDGFSAAYATNYRLYKGDQPTLFDQTLSGMIRTASADNAVTDSAAAATAMATGVKTNNDMVGMDPDGKKLKTILEAAKESGKSTGLVSTSSVTHATPASFAAKVPHRNDEVAIAPQMLGKPDVLLGGGKQFFLPESEGGKQPERNLIEEARAQGYQVLENRDQLLKAKGNKLLGLFAEEGMSPELDRDKSKEPSLAEMTRTAIDTLKTNKKGFFLMVEGSQIDWGGHDNDAAWAMKDTEAFEQAIQVAMDFAKRDGRTLVVVTGDHDTGGMSVGGYNEYKNRAEILRNVTATGQYMAEQIDEKGSNIRDVLKKYAKIDLTDEEVEQIRNASNRKLAINHVVSKRAYIGWTSTAHTGVNLPVYSYGKGSDLFRGWMENTDLPKRMAQAMKIEFKQK; encoded by the coding sequence ATGAAAAGAAAGCTGTGGTTGGGAGTCTTGATTTTTGCCCTGGTCCTGACCGCCTGGAACGCCGGATTGCTCGCGGATTCGGCGGGAGCTCAGTCGGACGGGCACGGCAAGGTGCAAAACGTCATTTTCATGATCGGGGACGGATTCTCGGCAGCCTATGCCACCAACTACCGGCTTTACAAGGGAGATCAGCCGACCCTGTTTGATCAAACCCTTTCGGGCATGATCCGCACCGCCTCCGCCGACAACGCCGTGACCGACTCCGCCGCCGCGGCGACCGCCATGGCCACCGGCGTGAAAACCAACAACGACATGGTGGGAATGGATCCGGACGGGAAGAAGTTGAAAACCATCCTCGAGGCGGCCAAAGAAAGCGGCAAATCGACCGGTCTGGTGTCCACCTCTTCCGTCACCCACGCCACCCCGGCCTCCTTTGCGGCCAAGGTTCCCCACCGCAACGATGAAGTCGCCATCGCCCCCCAAATGCTGGGCAAGCCTGACGTGCTGCTCGGCGGCGGGAAGCAGTTCTTTCTCCCCGAATCGGAGGGGGGCAAACAGCCGGAGCGAAATTTGATCGAAGAAGCCCGCGCCCAGGGTTATCAGGTGCTGGAAAACCGCGACCAGCTGCTGAAGGCCAAGGGGAACAAATTGCTGGGTCTCTTTGCCGAGGAGGGCATGTCCCCCGAGCTGGATCGGGACAAGTCCAAAGAACCCAGCCTGGCCGAAATGACCCGGACGGCGATCGACACGCTGAAGACGAACAAAAAGGGCTTTTTCCTGATGGTGGAGGGCAGCCAGATCGACTGGGGCGGACACGACAATGATGCCGCCTGGGCCATGAAGGACACGGAGGCCTTCGAGCAGGCCATCCAGGTGGCGATGGATTTCGCCAAGCGGGATGGGCGCACCCTGGTGGTCGTGACCGGTGATCACGACACGGGGGGCATGTCCGTCGGCGGCTACAACGAATACAAAAACCGCGCGGAAATCCTGCGCAATGTGACGGCCACCGGTCAATACATGGCTGAACAAATCGACGAAAAGGGCAGCAACATCCGGGACGTGCTCAAGAAATATGCGAAGATCGACTTGACGGATGAAGAAGTGGAGCAAATCCGAAACGCCAGCAACCGCAAACTGGCCATCAACCACGTCGTCAGCAAGCGCGCTTATATCGGTTGGACAAGCACCGCCCACACGGGCGTCAACCTCCCCGTCTATTCCTACGGAAAGGGTTCCGACCTGTTCCGGGGATGGATGGAAAACACCGATCTGCCCAAGCGCATGGCCCAGGCCATGAAGATCGAATTCAAGCAGAAGTGA
- a CDS encoding ABC transporter permease produces MSIVARLTWMEMKLFFRDKQNVFWTFLFPILMIWLFGSLFGDQRMPGGLSYSNMYVPSWIGVNLLTTALFTIGTALVMYRVQGILRRYQATPLRPQMVLGAHMLCGAFVFLVSALILAGFGWVFYDLEAPKYPGSVAAALLLSVLALFPFGMFVTSLARDNRSAAAIGSLLLNLMLFLSGATFPLEMMPSYLQTAAKILPLYYVVELLRGTWNKAPLWDYGIHVAVLAGIAIVSGILAARFFRWGD; encoded by the coding sequence GTGAGCATCGTGGCCCGGCTGACCTGGATGGAAATGAAATTGTTTTTCCGGGATAAACAGAACGTGTTTTGGACCTTTCTCTTTCCGATCCTGATGATCTGGCTGTTCGGCTCCCTCTTCGGCGATCAAAGGATGCCGGGAGGACTCAGCTACAGCAACATGTACGTCCCCTCCTGGATCGGGGTCAATCTGCTGACGACGGCGCTCTTCACCATCGGAACCGCACTGGTGATGTACCGCGTCCAGGGAATTCTCCGCCGGTATCAGGCCACTCCCCTCCGTCCGCAGATGGTGTTGGGAGCCCACATGCTCTGCGGCGCCTTCGTCTTCCTTGTGAGCGCCCTCATCCTCGCGGGCTTCGGGTGGGTGTTTTACGATTTGGAAGCGCCCAAGTATCCCGGCAGCGTGGCGGCCGCGCTGCTCCTGTCCGTCCTGGCCCTCTTTCCCTTCGGCATGTTCGTCACGTCCCTGGCCCGGGACAACCGGTCCGCCGCCGCCATCGGCTCCCTGCTCCTCAACCTGATGCTCTTTTTGTCCGGCGCCACCTTCCCCCTGGAAATGATGCCCTCCTATTTGCAAACGGCGGCCAAGATCCTCCCGCTCTATTACGTGGTGGAGCTGTTGCGCGGAACCTGGAACAAGGCGCCTCTGTGGGATTACGGAATCCATGTGGCCGTCCTCGCCGGAATCGCGATCGTCTCCGGCATCCTGGCGGCCCGGTTCTTCCGCTGGGGGGACTGA
- a CDS encoding MerR family transcriptional regulator, giving the protein MEQRMHIRQLAEKLRTSPRAIRFYEEKGLISPEKDPHNRYRLFSERDAWRLQTILALREVGMPVRAVKRVLEVMDKGENSGVRRYLELQRSAMFFEWIRLREMIVTLDGMIDSLEDRAPDREDIYRLTERSKRQQDRRLKWRDRWNFDRQAASYDQRVSRGAEGFDVHRDYDTALDETLRVIDPQPGEKGLDLGTGTGNLAGRFLAAGAEMAGVDQSWEMLRRCREKHPQMVTRLGNLLAIPFFDQSFDFVVTSYALHHLEEDQKPLALEEMHRVLKPGGRICIADLMFTTEEARRDYLRDLSRAGKEYAIAMIEDEYYADRSRLLAWFEARGYRTEARQINEILHLVYAVQPG; this is encoded by the coding sequence ATGGAACAGCGTATGCACATCCGTCAGCTGGCGGAGAAGTTGCGGACCTCTCCGCGAGCGATTCGTTTCTACGAGGAGAAGGGGCTGATCTCTCCGGAAAAAGATCCCCACAACCGCTACCGTCTCTTTTCGGAAAGGGACGCCTGGCGGCTGCAGACGATCCTCGCGCTGCGGGAGGTGGGGATGCCGGTCCGGGCGGTGAAGAGGGTGCTGGAGGTGATGGATAAAGGGGAAAACAGCGGGGTGCGCCGCTACCTGGAGCTGCAGCGGTCGGCCATGTTTTTCGAGTGGATCCGCCTCCGGGAGATGATCGTGACCCTCGACGGCATGATCGACTCCCTGGAGGACCGGGCGCCCGACCGGGAGGATATTTACCGGTTGACGGAGCGGTCGAAGCGTCAGCAGGACCGGCGCCTCAAGTGGCGGGACCGGTGGAATTTCGACCGTCAGGCCGCCTCCTATGATCAGCGGGTGTCCCGGGGGGCGGAGGGTTTTGACGTTCACCGGGATTATGACACGGCGCTGGATGAAACCCTCCGGGTTATCGATCCCCAACCCGGGGAGAAGGGACTGGATCTCGGCACCGGGACGGGCAATCTGGCGGGTCGGTTCCTGGCGGCGGGGGCGGAGATGGCCGGTGTCGACCAATCCTGGGAGATGTTGCGCCGCTGCAGGGAAAAGCATCCGCAGATGGTCACCCGGCTGGGCAATCTCCTGGCGATCCCCTTTTTCGATCAGTCTTTCGATTTCGTCGTCACCAGCTATGCGCTGCATCATCTCGAGGAGGATCAGAAGCCGCTGGCGCTGGAGGAGATGCACCGGGTGTTGAAGCCGGGAGGGCGCATCTGCATCGCCGATCTGATGTTCACCACGGAAGAGGCGCGGCGGGATTATCTGCGGGACTTGAGCCGTGCCGGGAAAGAATACGCGATCGCGATGATCGAGGATGAATACTACGCCGACCGCTCCCGTCTGCTCGCCTGGTTTGAGGCCCGCGGGTACCGGACCGAGGCACGGCAGATCAACGAGATCCTCCATCTCGTTTACGCGGTGCAACCGGGGTAA
- a CDS encoding bis-aminopropyl spermidine synthase family protein, whose product MATTDTAMDARRVHVLLLRTLRFGPKSFWELMRAGQAQTHQVLEALQELLMHELVACEEDRFVITEAGRRQVEALGLDRVDEQRCGACSGRGIVLRPPFDRVLQDFKEIVDMRPKATPDFDQGYVTPETTVLRLALMAERGDLAGRDLLLLGDDDLTSVAAALSGLPRRIGVLDVDERIIQFIRDVAKDRGWDHLQVESYNVQEGLPSHFREQFDVFFTDPVETVKGLLLFLSRCTEGLRGPGASGYFGLSYLEASWRKWRKIQQGILDMGFAITDMLGAFQDYQLENIVAQGYPVARMAPVPVKEPDVPFYMSTVFRLELAEKPQPLFTGPVKLGRDLYYDDEACVTLPQ is encoded by the coding sequence ATGGCAACAACAGATACGGCAATGGATGCACGTCGGGTCCATGTCCTTCTGCTCCGCACGCTCCGCTTCGGACCGAAATCCTTCTGGGAACTGATGCGGGCGGGACAAGCCCAAACCCATCAGGTTCTGGAGGCCTTGCAGGAACTCTTGATGCATGAGCTGGTCGCCTGCGAGGAAGACCGATTCGTCATCACCGAAGCGGGTCGGCGACAGGTGGAAGCGTTGGGACTGGACCGGGTGGATGAACAGCGCTGCGGGGCCTGCTCGGGTCGCGGCATCGTGCTTCGGCCCCCCTTTGACCGTGTCCTTCAGGATTTCAAGGAGATCGTGGACATGCGCCCCAAAGCCACGCCCGACTTCGATCAGGGGTATGTGACGCCGGAAACCACCGTGCTGCGGCTTGCCCTCATGGCCGAAAGAGGGGATCTGGCGGGACGCGACCTGCTGCTTCTCGGAGATGACGATCTCACCTCCGTGGCAGCGGCCCTCTCGGGACTGCCGCGACGAATCGGCGTCCTGGATGTGGACGAGCGCATCATCCAATTCATCCGCGACGTGGCCAAGGATCGGGGATGGGATCACCTCCAGGTCGAATCCTACAACGTGCAGGAGGGATTGCCCTCTCACTTCCGGGAGCAGTTTGACGTCTTCTTCACGGATCCGGTCGAAACCGTCAAGGGCCTCCTGCTCTTTTTGAGCCGTTGTACGGAGGGACTGCGCGGGCCGGGCGCCTCGGGGTATTTCGGCCTTTCCTACCTGGAAGCCTCCTGGCGGAAGTGGCGGAAGATCCAGCAGGGCATCCTCGACATGGGCTTCGCCATCACGGACATGCTGGGCGCCTTCCAGGACTACCAGCTGGAAAACATCGTCGCCCAGGGCTACCCGGTGGCGCGCATGGCGCCGGTCCCGGTCAAGGAGCCCGACGTTCCCTTCTACATGAGCACCGTCTTCCGCTTGGAACTGGCGGAAAAACCGCAGCCTCTCTTCACCGGACCGGTCAAGCTCGGCCGGGACCTCTACTACGACGACGAGGCCTGCGTCACCTTGCCTCAATAA
- a CDS encoding ABC transporter ATP-binding protein gives MEPAIVAEHLHKRYPDAYAVRDVSFSVKSGEIFGILGPNGAGKTTTVEMLEGLRKRDSGTIRILGLDPDEHPYELRERIGIQFQSTSVHEQMKVKEALRLFASFYRKKGDVDRIVDALGLKPRLDVPFGRLSGGWKQRVTLALATIHDPEIVFLDEPSTGLDPQARRELWELILKLRDEGKTIVLTTHYMEEAERLCDRVAMFHRGRVLSIDTPQRLVATWGKVRHLRFESPEADEQPLLSLPGVTKVEREDRIFRIYARDLQAASLQLFLLADREGWKIEAFRFETGNLDDLFVSLVKEESA, from the coding sequence GTGGAACCGGCGATTGTGGCGGAGCATCTGCACAAGCGATACCCCGACGCGTACGCCGTCAGGGATGTCAGCTTCTCGGTGAAGTCCGGAGAAATTTTCGGGATCCTGGGTCCCAACGGCGCTGGAAAAACCACCACCGTTGAAATGTTGGAGGGGTTGCGGAAACGGGATTCGGGGACCATCCGCATCCTCGGCTTGGATCCCGACGAACACCCCTACGAATTGCGGGAACGCATCGGAATCCAATTCCAATCCACCTCTGTCCACGAGCAGATGAAGGTGAAGGAAGCCCTCCGCCTGTTCGCCTCCTTCTACCGGAAAAAGGGGGATGTCGATCGGATCGTGGACGCTTTGGGGCTGAAACCACGCCTGGACGTCCCCTTCGGCCGGCTGTCGGGGGGCTGGAAACAGCGGGTCACCCTGGCATTGGCGACGATTCACGATCCGGAGATCGTCTTTCTCGATGAACCCAGCACCGGACTGGACCCGCAAGCACGCCGCGAACTGTGGGAGCTGATCCTGAAGCTCCGGGATGAGGGGAAAACGATCGTCCTGACCACCCATTACATGGAAGAAGCGGAGCGTCTGTGCGACCGGGTGGCGATGTTTCACCGGGGGCGGGTCCTCTCCATCGACACCCCGCAGCGGCTGGTGGCGACCTGGGGCAAAGTGAGGCACCTGCGCTTTGAATCGCCGGAAGCGGACGAACAGCCGTTGCTTTCCCTGCCCGGAGTGACCAAGGTGGAGCGGGAAGACCGGATATTCCGGATCTATGCCCGGGATTTGCAGGCGGCTTCCCTGCAGCTTTTCCTGCTGGCGGACCGGGAAGGCTGGAAGATTGAAGCCTTTCGCTTTGAAACGGGAAACCTGGACGATCTCTTCGTCTCCCTGGTGAAGGAGGAATCGGCGTGA
- a CDS encoding amidohydrolase: MSLLIRGALILTMGENDQPFSGDILIEKDRIAAVVPRWEGRADEVIDASGMVAMPGLINAHNHTPMTLMRAFCDDLRLMEWLEKKMLPVEERMNEEDIYWGAMLAMAEMIRSGTTAYADMYIHMNHVARAVIDSGMRASLARGLVFLEDDGGKRLEEALSLIEKWTGAGNGRITTMLGPHAPFTCPPEPLTEVIDLARKRGVPIHIHLAETKEEVVRIRERYGQTPTEYLYHLGLFEHNHVLLAHAVHLTRRDIGLLRGMRGGIAHNPVSNLKLGCGIAPVCDLLAQGLTVGLGTDGAGSAATLDMFAEIKAAAWLQKVDRSDPAVVPARQVLRMATVEGAKLLGIDDRVGTLEEGKQADLILIDLQKPHLQPLHAPYALIAYSAAGADVDTVIIDGRVVMRRRELMTIDEEELFRQVEKRASRLVDGI; encoded by the coding sequence ATGAGTCTGTTGATCCGCGGAGCCCTCATTTTGACGATGGGGGAAAACGACCAGCCCTTTTCCGGGGACATTCTGATCGAAAAGGACCGGATTGCCGCCGTCGTCCCCCGCTGGGAAGGGCGGGCGGATGAGGTGATCGACGCCTCGGGCATGGTGGCGATGCCCGGTCTGATCAACGCCCACAACCACACGCCGATGACCCTGATGCGCGCCTTCTGCGACGACCTTCGCCTGATGGAATGGCTGGAGAAAAAGATGCTGCCGGTGGAAGAGCGGATGAACGAGGAAGACATTTACTGGGGTGCGATGCTGGCGATGGCGGAGATGATCCGCTCGGGGACCACCGCCTATGCCGACATGTACATCCACATGAATCACGTGGCCCGGGCCGTCATCGACAGCGGCATGCGCGCCTCCCTGGCCCGCGGCCTGGTCTTTCTGGAGGATGACGGCGGAAAACGGCTGGAGGAAGCGCTGTCCCTCATCGAAAAGTGGACCGGGGCGGGGAACGGGCGCATCACCACGATGCTCGGTCCGCACGCTCCCTTTACCTGTCCGCCCGAGCCCCTCACGGAAGTGATCGATCTGGCCCGAAAGCGAGGCGTGCCCATCCACATCCATCTGGCGGAAACCAAGGAGGAAGTGGTCCGCATCCGGGAGCGGTACGGACAAACCCCCACCGAGTACCTGTACCACCTCGGACTTTTCGAGCACAACCACGTCCTGCTGGCCCACGCCGTGCACCTGACGCGCCGGGACATCGGGCTCTTGAGGGGCATGCGCGGTGGGATCGCCCACAACCCGGTGAGCAATCTCAAACTGGGCTGCGGCATCGCGCCGGTCTGCGACCTGTTGGCGCAGGGGCTCACCGTGGGGCTGGGCACCGACGGGGCGGGAAGCGCCGCCACCCTGGACATGTTTGCCGAGATCAAGGCGGCCGCCTGGCTGCAGAAGGTGGATCGATCGGATCCGGCCGTGGTGCCCGCCCGGCAGGTGCTAAGGATGGCCACGGTGGAAGGGGCCAAATTGTTGGGCATCGACGACCGGGTGGGCACGCTGGAGGAGGGCAAGCAAGCGGATCTGATCCTGATCGATCTCCAAAAACCGCACCTTCAGCCCCTTCACGCTCCCTACGCCCTGATCGCCTACAGCGCCGCCGGCGCCGACGTGGACACGGTGATTATCGACGGACGGGTGGTGATGCGCCGTCGGGAGTTGATGACGATCGACGAGGAGGAACTGTTTCGGCAGGTGGAGAAACGGGCTTCGAGGTTGGTGGATGGAATTTAG
- a CDS encoding LysR family transcriptional regulator has protein sequence MEINQLEAFLQVARTKSFTRAAESLHLVQSTVTTRIQMLEKALGKPLFRRTSRYIELTPAGKHLLPYARRIIDLKREGEKALMMEGVAEEQLFVGSPHSLWDYILFPAVKKFRRKHPEIALRLITGHSDEITEKLLGGLADAGILYIPSYHPGLEVIPLREESLCLTGPTDFPLEKEVLTPEALRALPFIHLSWGTEFEQWFRAVFGRHFLPSVEVDHMSLLLRWMLTGEGVGFLLKSIAEGMAAAGELKVLPFRSDPPLPGIPVYLVLPKRKRSSGGLDALVNHLLYFLNKAQ, from the coding sequence ATGGAAATCAACCAGTTGGAAGCTTTCCTGCAGGTGGCCAGGACCAAGAGTTTCACCCGCGCCGCGGAGTCTCTCCATCTCGTCCAGTCCACGGTCACCACCCGCATTCAGATGTTGGAGAAAGCCCTGGGAAAACCGCTGTTCAGACGGACCAGCCGGTACATCGAGCTCACCCCCGCGGGCAAACATCTCCTCCCTTACGCCCGGCGGATCATCGATCTGAAACGGGAGGGCGAAAAGGCGCTGATGATGGAAGGGGTGGCCGAGGAACAGCTCTTTGTCGGCAGCCCCCATTCCCTGTGGGATTACATCCTGTTTCCCGCGGTGAAAAAGTTCCGGAGGAAACACCCGGAGATCGCCCTCCGGCTCATCACCGGCCATTCCGACGAAATCACGGAAAAGCTGCTCGGCGGGCTGGCGGACGCGGGCATCCTTTACATTCCTTCGTACCACCCGGGGCTGGAAGTAATCCCCCTCCGCGAAGAATCCCTCTGTCTGACGGGTCCCACGGATTTTCCCCTGGAAAAGGAAGTGCTTACCCCCGAAGCTCTTCGGGCGCTCCCCTTCATTCATCTCAGCTGGGGCACGGAATTCGAACAGTGGTTCAGAGCCGTCTTCGGCCGCCACTTCCTGCCCTCCGTCGAGGTGGATCACATGTCCCTGCTCCTGCGGTGGATGCTGACCGGGGAAGGTGTCGGATTCCTGCTCAAAAGCATCGCCGAAGGGATGGCCGCCGCCGGGGAACTGAAGGTACTCCCCTTTCGCTCCGATCCCCCCCTACCCGGAATTCCCGTCTACCTGGTCCTTCCCAAGCGGAAAAGGAGTTCCGGCGGACTGGACGCCCTGGTCAACCATCTCCTTTATTTCTTAAACAAGGCGCAATAG
- the hpaD gene encoding 3,4-dihydroxyphenylacetate 2,3-dioxygenase, giving the protein MSEEVNVIRVAHVELRVKDLERSQEFYVDKLGLIETAREEGRLYLRGLEERVHHSLVLVASERPEVGHIAYRVEKPEHLDILESRFRKQGLSPVWVEAGEERGQGRALRVQDPLGLPLEFFCEMEAVPRMLQRYDMYRGARIMRIDHVNCMVSDVQKGYDWYTGELGFSCSEYTETDDGGLWASWLFRKPNVHDLALMNGRGPRLHHVGFWVPEPLSILHACDVLAATGDAGKIERGPGRHGLSNAFFLYLRDPDGHRVELYTGDYLTADPDWKPIRWHINDPRRQTFWGQAAPDSWFQEATPVSSVRDGKTIPLEEPVLSQHKPQFLI; this is encoded by the coding sequence GTGTCGGAAGAGGTCAATGTGATCCGTGTGGCCCACGTGGAGCTGAGGGTGAAGGATCTGGAGCGATCCCAGGAATTTTACGTGGACAAGCTGGGCCTGATCGAAACCGCCCGGGAGGAAGGCCGCCTCTATTTGCGGGGGCTGGAAGAGCGCGTCCACCACAGTTTGGTGCTGGTCGCTTCGGAGCGGCCCGAGGTGGGACACATCGCCTACCGGGTGGAAAAGCCGGAGCACCTGGATATCCTGGAATCCCGCTTCCGAAAGCAGGGACTAAGCCCCGTGTGGGTCGAAGCCGGGGAGGAGCGGGGCCAGGGACGGGCGCTGCGCGTTCAGGATCCCCTGGGACTACCCCTGGAATTCTTCTGCGAAATGGAAGCGGTTCCAAGGATGCTCCAGCGCTACGACATGTACCGCGGAGCCCGCATCATGCGGATCGATCACGTCAACTGCATGGTTTCGGATGTGCAGAAGGGTTACGATTGGTACACCGGAGAGCTGGGCTTCTCCTGCTCCGAATACACGGAGACTGATGACGGAGGGCTTTGGGCCAGTTGGCTGTTCAGGAAGCCCAATGTCCACGACCTCGCCCTGATGAACGGGCGCGGCCCGCGGCTGCACCACGTGGGGTTCTGGGTGCCGGAGCCCCTGAGCATCCTCCACGCCTGCGACGTGCTCGCGGCCACGGGGGATGCGGGGAAGATCGAACGGGGGCCCGGCCGGCACGGCTTGTCCAACGCCTTTTTCCTCTACCTGCGGGATCCCGATGGCCACCGCGTCGAGCTGTACACGGGTGATTACCTGACGGCGGACCCGGACTGGAAGCCGATCCGCTGGCACATCAACGATCCGCGCCGGCAAACCTTCTGGGGACAAGCGGCCCCCGACAGCTGGTTCCAGGAGGCCACTCCCGTGTCATCGGTGAGGGACGGAAAGACGATTCCCCTTGAGGAGCCGGTGCTGTCGCAACACAAACCCCAGTTCCTCATCTGA
- a CDS encoding sodium:solute symporter family protein, translating to MNLPLLIGIIIVYMAIMSWLAYLGNKQTRTAEDYLVAGRRIHPLVMALSYGATFISTSAIIGFGGASALYGFGMLWLAFLNIIVGIFVAFAVFGVRLRKMSSNLRATTFPTLLGERYQSKFITVFSGLMIFLFMPAYTSIVLIGGGRFLQETLKVDFNIGLMLLAIIVGLYVITGGLKAVMYTDAFCALVMTVGMVFLLFSSYSAVGGVIDGHEGLSAMRDLVPQALAEQGHRGWTAMPEFGSPLWWTLVSTLIMGVGIGVLAQPQLAMRSMTVTDNRALYRAVLIGGVFMFFMTGTAFMAGPLSNLYFHETQGKISVDVAGGNIDLIMPIFINQIMPEWFLYLFTLTLLSAAISTISSLIHVQGAAFGEDILKTLGVKSAKGSLNLSKIGVLVGVVAAVILAYILPGSVIAQATAFWFGICAAGFLPALIGALYWRNATRAGAAASIVTGFAVSIFGFLFLHQKEAAAIGLSKALFGKETLLPYPWTHVDPLFYAFPIAAVVFVTVSWLTRASIAPVREQIQRSFAGLGGSVSAESREAGKM from the coding sequence ATGAACCTGCCCTTGCTTATCGGGATCATCATCGTCTATATGGCGATCATGTCCTGGCTGGCCTATCTGGGGAACAAGCAGACGAGGACCGCCGAAGACTACCTGGTGGCCGGCCGGAGGATTCACCCGCTGGTGATGGCCCTCTCCTACGGGGCGACGTTTATCAGCACGTCGGCCATCATCGGATTCGGCGGGGCGTCCGCCCTGTACGGGTTCGGCATGCTGTGGCTGGCCTTTTTGAACATCATCGTGGGGATCTTCGTCGCCTTTGCCGTCTTCGGCGTGCGCCTCAGGAAGATGTCCAGCAATCTGAGGGCCACCACCTTTCCCACCCTGTTGGGGGAGCGGTACCAGTCCAAATTCATTACCGTCTTTTCCGGGCTGATGATCTTTCTGTTCATGCCCGCCTATACCAGCATCGTGCTGATCGGCGGCGGGCGGTTCCTGCAGGAAACCCTGAAGGTGGATTTCAACATCGGGCTGATGCTGCTGGCGATTATTGTCGGACTGTACGTCATCACCGGCGGATTGAAGGCGGTCATGTACACGGATGCCTTTTGCGCCCTGGTGATGACGGTGGGGATGGTGTTCCTCCTGTTCAGCAGCTACTCCGCGGTGGGCGGGGTGATCGACGGGCATGAGGGCTTGTCGGCGATGCGGGACCTGGTGCCGCAAGCCCTTGCGGAGCAGGGGCACCGGGGTTGGACGGCCATGCCCGAGTTCGGCTCCCCCCTCTGGTGGACCTTGGTCAGCACCCTGATCATGGGCGTCGGCATCGGGGTTCTGGCCCAGCCCCAGCTGGCGATGCGGTCGATGACCGTGACCGACAATCGCGCCTTGTACCGGGCGGTGCTGATCGGCGGCGTGTTCATGTTTTTCATGACCGGCACCGCCTTCATGGCTGGTCCCCTCAGCAACCTCTACTTCCATGAGACCCAGGGGAAAATCTCCGTCGATGTGGCGGGAGGAAACATCGATCTGATCATGCCGATCTTCATCAACCAGATCATGCCCGAATGGTTCTTGTACCTGTTTACCCTCACCCTGCTGTCTGCGGCGATCTCCACCATCAGCTCCCTGATTCACGTGCAGGGGGCGGCCTTCGGGGAGGACATTTTGAAAACCCTGGGCGTCAAGTCCGCCAAAGGCTCCCTCAATCTGTCCAAAATCGGCGTGCTGGTCGGCGTCGTCGCCGCCGTGATCCTCGCCTACATCCTTCCGGGCAGCGTCATCGCCCAGGCGACGGCTTTCTGGTTCGGCATCTGCGCCGCCGGTTTCCTGCCGGCCCTGATCGGCGCCCTCTACTGGCGGAATGCCACCCGGGCAGGGGCCGCCGCCAGCATCGTGACCGGATTTGCCGTCAGCATCTTCGGGTTTCTGTTTCTCCACCAGAAGGAAGCGGCGGCGATCGGCCTCTCCAAAGCGCTGTTCGGGAAAGAAACCCTTCTTCCGTATCCGTGGACCCATGTGGACCCCCTCTTTTACGCCTTTCCGATCGCCGCCGTCGTCTTCGTGACGGTGAGCTGGTTGACCCGGGCCTCCATCGCGCCGGTCCGCGAGCAAATTCAGCGCAGTTTTGCCGGATTGGGAGGGAGCGTATCGGCGGAGAGCCGCGAGGCGGGGAAGATGTGA
- a CDS encoding symporter small accessory protein, with amino-acid sequence MLGMDDGMIALAWLGTVLSAVFCVLYGMMRWNQGGDSE; translated from the coding sequence ATGCTGGGGATGGACGACGGGATGATCGCCCTCGCCTGGTTGGGAACCGTGCTGTCCGCCGTCTTTTGCGTCCTGTACGGGATGATGCGATGGAATCAAGGAGGGGATTCCGAATGA